The genomic interval ctctccacttccTCACTGTTCCACCAAATTTCCCTCGTATTCTGTTTTATATCTCTTAATTTTCCATCAGTTTCTCGTAGCTTCTCTCCGACTTCGTGTTTCTTTGGTGGTCAATAGAGAAGGAACTGCTCGGAGGGGAAACTTAACGCGGTGTTGCGGTGGCATATGCATGCTTCATTTCCATTTTACAATAATGAAAGtttttgaataaattgtttttcaGCAGTATTGTTATCAACTTATCAGCCTCgctgactttttttattttattttttttttagaaaatagatttcatttcatctataaaataagttataattaTGATCAGTTAATACAGAAAAAACTCTTAATACAaaccaaattatatatttgatatatacctttttatatataaattttttttatgacatattaCCTTAATTTCTAGAGACCCTCGTAAGAGAGGATTATTCTGTGACTTGGGATAAGATTTTTCCCCCGACTTCTACAGACTATGCATCGATGGCATGGTAAGCATGAAAAGTAATTCACCAAGAACAAAGACACGCTTGGATTACGTGGTGTAACGTTCCACGCATCAAGAGTCAAGACTTTCGAACTCTGAGGCATGACCCATAATTTGTAATTTCCCATGGCTAAATGGccactaatttaatttttgtttacgcaataaatttataacatcCAGTTTTTTatgttacaattttattatgGAAATATTGATACTTCTTCATGACTAATTTGTGTTCAAGTAgtgaagtatttttaaatattatgtgaataataatgataaaatattgaataatagttaaaagtagatgaaaataataataaaataataaataataatgaaatattcttATATTCTCAATACCCAAACTAGACCTAAagctaaattttgaataagtttttatatattctcTGAATATGGATGACATGATACCGTCATTCTACTACAAcacattttgtaattaaaattgaTTATATAAGTATACATTTTAATTGACATGataatttatgatatgattaaaagtattatatatcCGTACTTCGAGAGTATCTAATAACTACTAATAGAATATACAGTTGTATTCTTGATGCTCTAATAGCCCACACCATTCAACTTGCATCTAATCTTAAACAGGGCGATCCATCAAGAGAGTTGATTCATCGAAGTTAGTAAAACAAAACACTAGTGTTTTACACACTTTACCacaaatgaaatttatattctatcaatttaCTATGCTTATTTGGGGTTGTATTATTAATCTAATTTCATTCCAAGATAGTTCTAGATGTTGCTTAAACAAAAGCATTTCTTCACGTGATGTAAAATTTACCCAACtgccaagaaaaaagaaaaaaagcaaagatGATCCAACTCATCCAACTATAtcatatgagtaatgctactcatcatccaaatTCACATCATTTTCTgatatgacattagatgattagaaactatttattatatttcatttgtgaatatatcatctaatgccacgtTATAGgatgataagaaaaataataataaatagatttttttccttttacataCAAACCACATATCGAGTCTCTAGAGATTACTCAACCTTTCATGGCCATTTTGGTTGGTGGGTCATAGAACAAGATAAAAAATAGGTTTGTTAAAGCCATGAAGTTTGGTAAAACATGAAATAGAATTCGTATATGTAACTCTAAATTTATTTGTGGAGTTAATTTGAAGGGGGAAtggtaatattattattgctgGAGTTTCACTTAATTAGCTTTGTTGGCCTGTACTGAAAACCGAGCTgaaatattctatcaatttaaTCAATCTGTGAATATGTATGGATGACAAATCTAAATCCTAAAATAGGACCCTTCACCTTCCTTTGTCCTGATCGAAGTAGATTTTGACATTTCTAAAGGGAGGACAAGAGACCATTATATTAAGATAATTCCTCAACTACCGTAAGTCtataaagacatttttttttttccagaactATCTCACTAATTAACCTCATAATCCATGAAATTAATTGGATAATTAGCTTAACCAATAAGGCTCCGAAAGGAGAGAAGAATTTTAAGTGAAAAATTTATGAGGCTGGTTCATACTATGATCTGGGCCGGAACCTCCGGGTTCCGGACTGGGCCGAGAAAAAATCCAACCCAGATAAACAGTCTTAGTTCATAGATAAGTTAATTTCAAGGAAACAAGTTACAACCATCTCGGAAGCCATGGGAgacggagaaaaaaaaaagggtacatGCCAAGACAATTTTATGCATGTCAAGGTAAGTGGAGATGCCTCCGTGGGCGAGAAGGCGACCAAACAGTACAAGGTTCTAGGAGCTAAGGCCCAAAACCATTTCAACAAAAAAGTAATATTGGGCCATTGGCCTCCTAATCTGTAGGCCAAGATCTTATATGCAATTCTCGTTTTAAGGGAAACTATAAGTTGAGATTCTCAATTTGAGTAACATAATACATTCATGTTGTTTACAAGCAGTGCACTCACAACCACCACAACAGCAAGCACCGTACCACAAACATATATTACCCAGTCCCACATTAGTAGAACACTTGACTAACACAACCCCCTACTGAAAACGGCCTAAGTTATAAAAGTAGTTGAATTAATCTCACGTTGACTACTTGCAAGGTGCCCCCACGCTGCATAAGGGATCTAAGAAAACTGGACTTGGTGCAACGGTGGCCAACTAACTGAAAGTATTCGAATATTTAAGAGAATTAAAGTAGCCATGGATTCTAAATCCCATAATGACTACTACtatatttattacatataaCGAAGATCATAAACTCTATTACTCTAAAAAATGCTCTAAATATATAGATCATAGAAATATGGAACCTTTTTTAAAACGTGCAGTCCAAGCATCATATATGACTGACAGTGGTTGTAGGAGATTGATCTCTATGCTCCATAGGTTATAAAAGCTCGCACAAAGCACTTGTTATGGTCCACCACTTCAAAAAATTGGCAAACCAAAATTTTGAACTATAATTATCACAAGAGATGGATAATAATACACACTCATTACCAACAATAAAAGTAGAGGAGAAGATATATAGAAAGGATACTACAACCACATTGTTTCATTTTCCCCTATTTCGCCTCCGTGAAACTTGGACCCATCCATCTGTTTCAGAAGCCACCTTGGGTCCAGAGTCAACGACTGGCACCTCTACCAGATTCAAATTCGAACTTGAATCTGGTGCATCCAGTATCATATTTGATGAATTCTCATTTCCACCAACATCATTGTCGCTGTCATCGTCGTCATCGTCATCATTATCAACCTGGTATGGAATAGCAAAGAAAGAGGAGATGTTATTAGACTAAATATTTTCCagttttacttattaaaaaaaaaaaaaaaaatccagttcTAAAACCTTGTTAAACGTACATTTTATTGAATCGTGGCTTGATCTCATTGAGCAAAATAGATTACCTTTTCCACCAAACATGATTATACATCCAAACGACATAATACAGTATCCATCTGGAAAATTCTACTTAAGGCACATAAAGGTGGGATAACATGTCAGCAGTGGTTCATCGCACATTGAGGAAGATCCAATAGAAAAGAGTCCATGAAAATCTTTGACTGTCATAGTTGTTGCAGAAACAAGAATGGTGGATTTTTGTCGTAAAAAAAGtaacataaaaaattacttCCATGATTAATTTGTCTTACATCATGAAGCTTAAGTTTCTACCAACCGACTGTGGGATTGCCTGGAAACACTAATATTTCTTAGAACAGTTTCCAATTAAGTAATACAAGGCACCACAGCCTCTTATAAGAAAATCCCAAGAAGATGAGACGACTATGACCATCAAATATTTCCCACCATCTCACAGGGTTAAGAGCATTAAGACATTAGAAGGTAGAGGTAAACAAAGAACAACCCCTTATAagacaaattaattataattaaggtAAATTAGAATTAAGACAAATGGTTTAGATCAAGAGTTCTACATATGATTACCTGTCTGACATGATTAACAGCAACTTCCTGACGACTGACTTCCCTTAGGCCTTCAATAGACTGAAAATTCCCTTCCAaacattcttcatgcatagtcATCAGTTTATAGGCTATCTGTGTAGTAAGAGAGTGCACAAACACCATACAAGAAATTGACATCAACGCTACGGAAATCATGACAAATTGATTAAAACTTAACAACCACGAACATGATCTACAAATCTGTCTAATGATGCAAGTTCAATGATAAATTACTCAAACCAGGGTCTAAATTCCTGGAGATTGTGAAACTGATACTAATAATACATCTTTCAACCGTACCTTAAACCTAATAATTAAGTTTCCTAAGCTTGGAACAAAGGCAAATCTAGATTTTCAGGCATTAACACTCCACGAGCAATAATTAGTGTAAAGTAAGGGATCCCCCATAGTTCCAATACATTAAAGCTAATCCAGTCACATGAAAGTGTCAACATATCCATGAAGAGACTTCTATTGTCATTTTTAGTAAAGAGATTATCATATCATACAGCATCAACATCATTTGAGAGTCataatgaaaatgagaaattacTTCCAACACCAAGTAtcagtgtgtatatatatatatatatatatatatattaagactACTAAAACAAGGGAATTGGGGAAAGGATGCCTGAAAACAAGAAACGTGTACAAGCAGTagtttatctttaatttaaaataaacttatcCAATTTGCTCTTCCCTACAAATTATGTTCTGATTAATAATTAGAACAAAGAGATTCATCATAATCAGCATGTGATCTACTAATTATTACGAAGTCCTTTCcctttctaattaattttattaattttaatccaGTATTAAGATTTTGCTTCCAAATAAGCATCACccctaaataatttctttattaatctGTTCAATAGATGTTCTCCTtcttaatagatttttttttttttttttataagttcctTCATAATAGATATAATAGATAACTTTTCAATAagtatgttatttatttatttattttttgataaggataagtatgttatttttacccataaaaaagtaatataatgTTGTTCAGGTACACATTAAGTACACAATATATCCACCTAACTAGCGAAAGGAAGAAGTTCAAGAAACTGTTGAAAAGTAGAAATATAAAGAACACCACTATTTTGAATTGCAGCAATTCAAGCTGGAAGAATGTGGAACATACTTCCTCAATACTGCCATCCTCAGCCTCGGTATTGAGAGACAGCAGAGCTTCATCAAGCATATCTTCTAAATCATCTATATAAAGCGGCTCTGAGGAAaccaaaccaaagaaaaatattttatcgggaaaaaattgaaatcacaGTTCAATGAGAAATTCATAACATTAGGGAAAACTTAACAAAACTTAACTAAAAAATACACTACAAATATATCTTACATAGATCAAACATCAACTACATCGACAATAAAGTACAAATAATCAGTAAGATTGTAGATAAAAAATCACCTAGATCATAAAGACCAATCAAGCTCCAAACCCCCATCAATATTTTAATGCTCAAGGAAATTCACATCATAAAGCACCTATCAATCCTTAGATTGCTTAGCaatgtcatgaaaaatacaaagtacatttaaaaaaaataaatacttggGTTATTAACAAAAAATCCCAGTCTAGTGAAAATAACCCTATCAAGCCCAATAAATCAAAACCGATTTCACTACAAACTTACTacaatgataatttaaaaaacaaattttcattTAGTTGCTAAAACTCAGTTAAAGCTCAATATAAcaggtaaaaataaattatcaattCGCTCAATTCTGCCCAAATCTACCACCACTCAACCAcgtttcaaaacaaaactcaaaaagcTAAAACAAAGAATTCTCCAGTTTCGCCAATAGAAATCCCGACTATAACTCATTCTAAGAATTAATTTGCGAACTTCAATCATAAAACTCAAATCACTGCCACAAACAAAATGGCCTTGTGAACAaaagttttagttttaaaacaaatttgtGATTTGGTAGAGAATAGAGCctaatctttttaataatttcataaaacaaaagaatcaaTGATACAAGTCGATCTACTCAGAGGAATTTGTGCCAAACTCTAACCCAattcaagaacaaaataaaacataaatacttttttaaaaaaatggattaaGGTTTCCAAAATCCTAATTTAGTTAAGGCAGCACGAACTGAACTAACCCAattcaagaacaaaataaaacataaatacttttttaaaaaaatggatcaaGGTTTCCAAAATCCTAATTTAGTTAAGGCAGCACGAACTGAATAGAGCCGATTCAGAATCGCAGTAAGTAGAGAGGAAGTACCTCTGGACTGAGTGAACCAGGAGATAATATCGGAAGCGAGTTGGTCGGCCTTTCGGTGCGAGTCCCGGCCGCCCCACTCATTCTCGACTGCCATTTGGAGCGCCGACCAGCGAGAGAGGACCAGATACACGCCCTCCCTGAAAATTGGCATAGCCTCTGGCGTTAGCTCTCTCGGAGAACCACGATCCATTGGTCTGTGTCCCTTTTCCCTCTGTCTAGAACCCTAAAAAGCTACAGTTGCCTCTTATAGCATGGGGATCCGGTACTTATCACGTACTCAAATTGACCCGACTCGATCCATGACCTGGATGTAGACCCAGTCACCATCTTTATGCCTAAACGCCACTTGTCATTCATTTAGCCCAAAAAAGCACTTCCGGGCAAACACCCCTAACAGTCCGCCACGTAATCCGACATATCCAAAACTCTGCTCAGGATCATACCACGTTTTGCTTTCTCGAATCTCAATCACCTACGTGTCGTATAGTAGCATTGCACCATGTTTTCAGAACAATTCCCACAAGATTATCATCATTTCATGtttctcacttcccaaacaggGGTAAAGAGGGAAAAAATCTAAAGAGAATGAGCCGCCACCAGCAGCAGCAACAGAGACCTCAGCACGAACCCATCAAGTACGGCGATGTTTTTCCTACAGAGGGAGAACTTGCGGGGAAAACGGTGGCCCCAAGGGATGCGGCGATGATGCAGACGGCTGAGAACGAAATGCTTGGGCATATACAGAAGGGCGGTGCTGCCGCAACCATGCAGTCGGCCGCCATGCGCAACGAGAGGGCTGGCTTTGTGGGTCATAATGACGTGACCGACGACGCTGGCGATCGCGGCGTGAGCATCACGGAGACCGATCTTCCTGGGAAGCGTTTAATCGTCGAGTCGGTCGCCGGAcaggtttcttttctttcttttttcccccttcCTGTTCCTTCTTTTTGGTAGCGTGGTTGAAATTTCAGGATTCCAATCTACGTAAGTACAGATGATTTTTTCAACTAGTACTGTTTCAGTTGAGAACTTGAGATGTAGCATTGGCATTGATCTATGAACAACAAATTAGGTGGCAAAAGTAAGCCCGAAAAGATTAGTCCTCCAGTTTAGAAGGAAAACAGTGTGCAACTAAATTgaagaattgaaattaaaagagCACTTATTTACGCTTTCTAATGTGCTCTCTCACAACCACGGAGACACAGATGTAGAGAAACAGGAATTGTAAGCTCGATTTCTTTAGTTGATGAATGagttttttattatagtttCATGGTGGAAGGACAGGTTGTCGATCAATTTAGTCAGCGCGCTCCGTTGGCAGCTGCCACCCTTTTTGAAGAAGGTGGTGGTGGTCGCGGCCAGGGTGATGCAATCACTATAGGTGAAGCACTGGAGTCCACTGTCATGACAGCCGGAAGCAAGCCAGTGGAGCAGAGCGATGCCGCAGCTATTCAGGCCGAAGTTAGAGCAACAGGCCGCACCAACGTAGTCCCTCGTGGGGTTGCCGCCGCTGCTCAGTCGGCGGCAACTCTGAATGCCAGGACAACTAGGGACGAGGACAAGACAAAACTTGCTGATGTTCTTGCGGTAATAGACTGatatataatgagataaaaaaatagaaatacaagTATATATTCATCTAATTTGAGGGCAAAATGACGTTCTTTTtaagtgctatatatatagtgtacCGCGGGGTGGAGTGGTGGATGATAacgttttgttttttgttcttttattttatggcagaaTGCTACTTCGAAGTTGCCAACGGATAAAGCGGTGACACGCCGAGATGCAGAGGGGGTGACGGGTGCGGAGATGGGCAACAATCCAGACCTGACAACACATCCGGCAGGAGTGGCGGCTTCCATGGCTGCGGCTGCTAGGCTCAACCTCAATAAATAAGCAACTAAATTTTGTTTAAGTTCTTCTATAATGTcatgtatgatatatattagtagcCAGAGATATACTGTcgatctttttgttttgttaaatttattttcttatcctCTGTTTTGGACGGCATTAGTAGTGCAGTGTGTCTCCTTTCTTGTGCATTAATCGACGAGTATCAATAAAGTGgattattatatagtctaataggATCTCATGTTCATGTTGCCTTTAAATGTTCACGAGTCGTACCACTTTCTAATCATGAATTTGTATTGCTCCTAGTCATATTTAGCTAACTCTCTCTTGCATTCCAAAGAGGCAATGTCAAAACGAATGAAGCTTCGATGCGGGAACCCAAATAGAAGTTGTGTAGTTATAGGGCACCAAACAGTTTCCCTTCCAGACCGGAGGGGCACAAAAAATACAGAGAATTACGTACTAGTCTTGCTGGGCCCAACTAGTCTTCTCCTTTTCATGGGTTTTATGGGGTTGACGTgcctaaaagaaaatataaagccATGCACTTGTTTGAACTTGAAGGGATGCTAAGAGAATGAAACCAACGTGATAGATATTTAAGGCACAGATGAATGTGTGTACAGTCTGAGAAACCAAGTCGAGAAGAAAACAGTCATATACATGCCTTCCAGTGTCGGTTGTATGTGAGaatttgggtgtgtgtgtgtgtgtgtttgtctCATTCACTAAAGCTATATTGAAAGAAAGCATGAAGCCAAAGGTAAAATAATTCTGGTCTTTAGTAGTGAGTCCAAGTAAGATTGACATGAATAATGGTAGGTATGAAAAAAAGCTCAATCACCATTTTTGGGGTCGGTCCAATATGTTCTTTTTGACACGGCCTAATTTATCCTTTGAGGTTAATCAAGTCTGTCAGTATATGCATCATCCAACTATTAATCATTAGACTGTTGTCAAATGAATTCTTCGCTATCTCAAGGTTATTTTTGCTTTTGGTGTGCTCATTCATCCCAATAGAAATCCTTTCTTGTAAGCCTTTTTCTAAATGCAGATTAAGATGTATGTTCAGATGATTGTAAATCAACTAGTGGGTATTTAATATCCTATGGCACTAACCTTATCTAATGGAGTTATCGCAAACAACGCATTGTCGCTCGCTTCAACACCAAAGCTGAATACAAAGCCTTAGCCAATTCTACTGCCGAACTCATTCGGATCTAGTGTCTTCTCAAGGAACTTGGCATTTTTCTCCATCAACCTCCCACTTTGCGGTGTGACAATATTAGGATCACTTATTTTTcagtaaattcaatttttcatgtCTGTTGACTTTCATTTCATGTGTAAAAGAGTAGCTCACAGGCGCCTAAAAGTTCAGTTCATCTATGAGAAAGATCAACCTGCAGACTTTCTCACTAAACCGCTAGTTGCACCGAAATTTGCTCTTCTTCAAAACGAGTTCATTGTCTGTCCCATCCTGATGAGCTTGAGGAGGCATGATAGAGTTTCCATAATCACAAATTCGGTCAATCCCAGAGATCATGTTAAGGCTGACAATCCCTGAGATCGAGCACTGAAGATCAAGTCCTTGAGAGTGCCAGCACGTCGTCCATAACTTGTTTTCCTCTTTCCTTGTACAAATCCGTAAATTTAGCTAGCTGTGTATATATTTCTATACTCAATGTACATGTACTGTGTGggaaaatatcaataaaataataccATTTTAGACATGAATAAAGTAAATACTTGAAAGTTCAATGAAACGGTAGGCCAAAAAGCCTAATCACCATTTTAATCCTTGAAATTTTCTGAATGTCCTTTAGGAGAGCTTTGTCTACTTGAGGGGTTTCACCTTCATTCTAACagtattttccttaattctAACAGTATTTTCATTGTTATAAAGACCTCCAAAAAAAGCGGATCTTCATTTTTTAAGACcttttatatatagatgaacATGATACATCTAGGGCAGCAGAGGTTCTATAACAATGTGAACAAGAAAATTAGACTAACAAGACGGAGTTTTCCAGCATTTTCCGGCCTTGGTGCCATCTCTATTAATGCAGCAGCCGCTGCAGCACCAGATGAAATCCCCACCTGCAGAGAACTTGCTACCACATTCAGCAAAGAAATGGAATATTGTAAGAATGAAACATAAGAAATTACATCAAATAGGAGTTTGTGGCAGTGAAGGCCTCCATTCACACGGCaaagtttcctttttttttttgataaataataccATATCAAAGTTTCCCTACTGTTGGATGCAATCCTAACTATAGGAGTTTTCTTGTTTTCGATTAATTACTTGGATCTTCAGCTTGCTGCAAATTTAGCATTGATGAAACTAGTTGTGGTTGATCAAAGTTTCCCTTCCATGCCATCCATTCAAAACGAATGAAGACTCACATCAACAGATAAatgcaacaacaacaaaagtATGCTTCATATGCTCCTTAAAAAGTCGAAAGCTCGGACAATTTAAAGGCTCTGCAATCCCCAATTATGCTTTCGTCAGGCTTGGGTTTTTCGGCTATCAAAACAATCATTCAAGCAATTATTAATTCAGATTTATTCTAGTGAACCATGAGATGCTATCCTAACAGTAGGGCCGTATCAAGTGAGGAGATGGCTGCTAATCAGGCATGAGACGGGAAACATGACTTTTGACTGAGGTGCTATTGAATATACAGGGCACTTATACCTTATATACTATCTAATGTATAGATGTCTGAAATAATGAGAAAATTCTCTTATGGTTTGCTTACAGTATGAGCAAAACCTAAAATAGAagcttaaaaagaaaagaagacctAAACTAGCAAGGTAGGACATATAATATCGTCACAAGAATAAACTTTGATTAGTACAAGTTTCTTAGAACATTTTAATGTCATCATTTTCTAGATATCCAAGCctcaagaaaaatcaaaattcaagGTTGCATAGCTTGTGAAATTGTTCCAGCATTTGATCTTTCAAGGATCATCCCAATTCTCCTTTTTGTTGAATTTATATGAGATCCTTCAGTTTTCATCGCTGACCACCCACTCTCTATTTCAGACATTGGTACGATCTCTttatctgtgtgtgtgtgtgtgttttcatCTTGCTGCACGTTTCAAtacttattttcttctttaatccTGATGTAGTGGAACTCTTGCAAATGCTTAAGGAAATAGAGATCTTACCGATGTGAAGAGACAAACACTGCTAAGTAAGAGTCTTCAGGTAAGGTAAAATATAGCACTCGTACTGGAAAATTGTCTTGGCCTGCTTGGAGATGAGCTCGCACAAGTCCCACATGGAGAAAACATATAGAAAGATACGCGAGCAGGGAATGTAAATAGGAAGCAAGGAGCCCATTTCAAATTACTTACCTGGACGGGGTCAATGGGTGATCAAGAAGGCCCATGGCCTAGGCTAGTGACCTCCATTGCACTCAGGAGGGGTGCTCGCCTAAGGTCTCCCCAATGTGGGAGAGCCTACGTCATAATTTGTGGTAGTGGGGGCCTGCGTTCGCGCGGCCCCTACCAAACATTCAAAACAAGTTTTCCCGAGTTGTCAAGCAATTGCTCACTTGTACAAGCGTTGGTTGCAGTTCTTGGACTTGTTCTTTCGGCGATGTTGCTCCCTGTTCAATTCTTAGTTGTTAATTTAGGCATCATTTATTTTACAacacatttaattattataatttttttaattattatgtaaaataaaataaaattttcaaattttttaataaaaaaaatattaaaaaaatttattctagcaataatttatttaatttttaattttaatttcaactaaaAACGAAGTCTTAATGTTGGTAAATTGAAAATCAATCTTTTGCTAATCCTAAAATTTCATTGTTCTGGGTTGGAGGTGgcaaattatcaaacaaaaatgCAAGGGATGGATGAGAGGTTGTGATTGATCCTATTTGGATTCagccatctcatcttatctcatcaaattaaattttaattaaaaattttattattatttataaactatttcaatttatttaatctcatatttAAATCTCTGTAGCTGAAACCAGGTGGGCGGTTGGGCAGGCGGGGCAGAGTTGGTGTCGAAAACATCGAGGACTTTTAGCCTGACACTTTCGTAGCGAGCATACAATTTTTGCTACATGTAAAGTGGGTACCAATGCCAAACTACCCAACAAAAAAGTCGTTTCATGTTCGAACTTAAGCAAATATCCCACATTGAACGAATATAAAAGGAGGGGAGGTGGGAGTATTCTATAAGAGGAAAACAAGGACGGCTATTTAAACTTACATACCTGGACGGGGTCAATGGGTGATCAAGAAGGCCCATGGCCTAGGTGGGTGGCCTCCATTGCACCTAGGTGGTGCACCCGCCTAACATCTTCCTTTGCGGAGATTGTACGTCATAATTTCTGGTTGCGGGGGCTGTGTTCGCGCGGCCCCTGTTTAATTCTATTTCTAAAACTTTCGCTTTGTTGTCTGCCTCTCTTTTgtgcatattttttattcatttatttatattatttacacTTCGAATTTGGGAATGTTCGTGGATGTTTCGATTTTGGTTATATAcaattaaatcattttattttatataatttttataatttttatataaaatataataaataatttaattttttttaaattttaaaataaaaataatattaaaaattttaattataataatattttattcaatttttaaaaatatttttaattactaaatgagactttaatattttcttctaatgATTTGATAAGTCTGGTCCGGTTTgtattctcaattcatttcaattcatttattactatttagtaactttaactcataaatttcattattattcacaactcatctcaactcgtTTTTTCGTAAAAATACAATTACAGTCTATTTtgtaaagaaataaaacataaaaaatgtttctacttttttaataataagtttACTTATCTATTTGGGTTTACACATTACTTTATGAGAGATTTTTTGTTATAACATTTTGGGACTTTGTCCAAACATCAAAGGGTATAACTCTATTAATTTGTTAGGTTTGACAAACATAGGACCCAATAGAAATAACGATTTTTAAAGAGTCTGCATCTATCTAAAATCGGAGCGACGAACAATAGAATTCTTGATGGAAGGGTAATTGATTAGAAATCGATGTGTATATAAAATCTcagttatacagatgagatgagattaaataaaattt from Juglans microcarpa x Juglans regia isolate MS1-56 chromosome 4S, Jm3101_v1.0, whole genome shotgun sequence carries:
- the LOC121263457 gene encoding pre-rRNA-processing protein TSR2 homolog, producing MDRGSPRELTPEAMPIFREGVYLVLSRWSALQMAVENEWGGRDSHRKADQLASDIISWFTQSREPLYIDDLEDMLDEALLSLNTEAEDGSIEEIAYKLMTMHEECLEGNFQSIEGLREVSRQEVAVNHVRQVDNDDDDDDDSDNDVGGNENSSNMILDAPDSSSNLNLVEVPVVDSGPKVASETDGWVQVSRRRNRGK
- the LOC121263456 gene encoding late embryogenesis abundant protein D-34-like, which gives rise to MSRHQQQQQRPQHEPIKYGDVFPTEGELAGKTVAPRDAAMMQTAENEMLGHIQKGGAAATMQSAAMRNERAGFVGHNDVTDDAGDRGVSITETDLPGKRLIVESVAGQVVDQFSQRAPLAAATLFEEGGGGRGQGDAITIGEALESTVMTAGSKPVEQSDAAAIQAEVRATGRTNVVPRGVAAAAQSAATLNARTTRDEDKTKLADVLANATSKLPTDKAVTRRDAEGVTGAEMGNNPDLTTHPAGVAASMAAAARLNLNK